One window of the Eschrichtius robustus isolate mEscRob2 chromosome 13, mEscRob2.pri, whole genome shotgun sequence genome contains the following:
- the ESPL1 gene encoding separin isoform X5, whose amino-acid sequence MHFQGLHLYTTVVYDFAQGCQEGDLADLAQLVESCKSTVVWMMEALQGLSGRELTDYLGMTASYTSNLAYNFYSHKLYAEACAISEPLCQHLGLAKPDTYPEVPPEKLHRCFRLHVESLKKLGKQAQGCKMVTLWLAALQPCGPKHMTEPVTFWVRVKMDAARAGDKELQLKTLRDSLSGWDLETLALLLREELRTYKAVRADTGQERFNVICDLLELSPEETPAGAWARATHLVELAQVLCYHNFAQQTDCSALDAIREALQLLESVRPEAQAKDRLLDDKAQALLWLYICTLEAKMQEGIERDRRAQAPSNLEEFEVNDLNYEDKLQEDRFLYSNIAFNLAADAAQSACLDQALALWKEVLTKGQAPAVRCLQQTAASLQILAALYQLVAKPLQALEVFLLLRIVSQRLEDHAKAAGSSCHVTQLLLTLGCPSYAQLYLEEAESSLKLLDRTTDACLLLSLTCDLLRSRLYCACQKVAEGASLLLSVLQDPALQRSSKAWYLLRVQALQLVAVYLSLSSDSLSASLWGQLCAQGWQTPEIALIDAHKLLRSIILLLMGSDVLSVQKTAVETPFLDYGENLVQKWQVLTEVLSCSEKLVSRLVHLGSVSEAKAFCLEALKLTTKLQIPRWCALFLVLKGELELARSDIDLCQSDLQRVLFLLESCTEFVGLAQHPDSVKKVHLQKGKQQAWVPHPPELPEEELVLRGPALELVATVAKEPGPVAPSTNSSPILKTKPQPSPGFLTHLPTCDCSLCASPVLSAVCLRWALITAGARLAMGHQAQGLDLLQVVLKRCAVASERLTQALQASLNHKAPPSPVLGLFDEISAQAYAQLALEGLSQLSNKNLEKVLESGLKFVAARIPHLEPWRANLLLVRALAKLAGLSCCTPQLFASSWGWQPPSVKTPAGSEPSKPWSQKHCGRRRQQEVSATLPLSNTSMKGLEGGGPPCTPKPPGRVRQAGPRVPFTVFEEVFLTKSKPEVPKAPRVQQRVQTRLKVNFSDDSDLEDPVSVEARLAEGPKGRGTASRGWGRGRGRGRARKGPSVKTNAVAAPGSAPGHPGLSGRSRRVKKLASGHCEELGPEMMRTILEEELTDKQLEMSFEILRGSDGEDSASGGKNPAPGLDSAIGECEVLRRDASKEELPVRGPDKERDKDLGPRLRLPSAPVAVSLSILDSICDSLSIAFRGVSHCPPSGLYAHLCRLLALCLGHRDPYATACLVTESVSITCRHQLLIHLHRQLSKAQKRRGSLEIADQFQGLNLQERPGDIPLARIQRLFSFRASGSGHFPQPEEESFQERLALIPSGVTVCVLALATLQPGTMGNTLLLTRLEKDNPPVTVQIPTAQNKLSVSSALKEFDAIQKEQKENSSCTDKREWWTGRLELDRRMEVLTTSLEKYVLGCWRGLLLPSSEDPGPAQEASRLQELLQECGWKYPDRTLLKIMLSGASTLTPQDVQALAYGLCPARPERAQELLSEAVERLQGQTVPSSRHLVLVLDKDLQKLPWESMPSLRALPVTRLPSFRFLLSYSIIKESGASSVLSQGVDPRSAFYVLNPHNNLSSTEEQFRAHFSSEAGWKGVVGEVPSPEQVQVALTEHDLYIYAGHGAGARFLDGQAVLRLSCRAVALLFGCSSAALAVHGNLEGAGIVLKYIMAGCPLFLGNLWDVTDRDIDRYTEALLQGWLGAGPGAPLLYYVSQARQAPRLKYLIGAAPVAYGLPVSLQ is encoded by the exons ATGCACTTTCAGGGACTTCACCTCTACACTACGGTGGTTTATGACTTTGCCCAAGGCTGTCAG GAAGGTGATTTGGCTGACCTGGCCCAGCTAGTGGAAAGCTGCAAATCTACTGTTGTCTGGATGATGGAGGCCTTACAGGGCCTGTCAGGCCGAGAGCTGACTGACTACCTGGGGATGACTG CCTCTTACACCAGTAACCTGGCCTACAACTTCTATAGTCACAAGCTGTATGCCGAGGCCTGTGCCATCTCCGAGCCCCTCTGTCAGCACCTGGGCTTGGCAAAGCCAGACACCTATCCTGAGGTGCCTCCTGAGAAG TTGCACAGATGCTTCCGGCTGCACGTAGAGAGTTTGAAGAAACTGGGTAAACAGGCCCAGGGCTGCAAGATGGTGACTTTGTGGCTGGCAGCCCTGCAGCCCTGTGGCCCCAAACACATGACTGAGCCAGTCACCTTCTGGGTCCGGGTCAAGATGGATGCAGCCAGAGCCGGAGACAAGGAGCTACAGCTGAA GACGCTTCGAGACAGCCTGAGTGGCTGGGACCTGGAGACCCTGGCCCTCCTGCTCAGGGAGGAGCTGCGGACCTACAAGGCAGTGCGGGCCGACACGGGGCAGGAACGTTTCAACGTCATCTGCGACCTGCTGGAGCTGAGCCCCGAGGAAACACCGGCCGGGGCCTGGGCCCGGGCCACCCACCTGGTGGAACTGGCTCAGGTGCTCTGCTATCACAACTTTGCCCAGCAGACCGACTG CTCTGCCTTGGATGCCATCCGGGAAGCCCTGCAGCTTCTGGAGTCTGTGAGGCCTGAGGCCCAGGCCAAGGATCGGCTTCTGGATGACAAAGCACAGGCCCTGCTGTGGCTCTACATCTGTACCCTGGAGGCCAAGATGCAGGAG GGTATTGAGCGGGATCGGAGAGCCCAGGCCCCTAGTAACCTGGAGGAGTTTGAAGTCAATGACCTGAACTATGAAGATAAACTCCAGGAAGATCGTTTCCTATACAGTAACATTGCCTTCAACCTGGCTGCAGATGCTG CTCAGTCCGCATGCCTGGACCAAGCCCTGGCCCTGTGGAAGGAGGTGCTTACAAAGGGGCAGGCCCCCGCCGTGCGGTGTCTGCAGCAGACAGCAGCCTCCCTGCAGATCCTAGCGGCCCTCTATCAGCTGGTGGCAAAG CCCCTGCAAGCTCTGGAGGTCTTCCTGCTCCTACGGATCGTCTCCCAGAGACTGGAGGACCACGCAAAGGCAGCCGGCTCCTCCTGCCATGTCACCCAGCTCCTCCTGACACTCGGCTGTCCCAGCTATGCCCAG TTGTACCTGGAAGAGGCAGAATCAAGTCTGAAGCTTTTGGATCGCACCACAGATGCATGCCTGCTCCTTTCCCTGACCTGTGACCTCCTGCGAAGTCGACTCTACTGTGCTTGCCAGAAG gtggCCGAGGGTGCCTCTCTGCTGCTGTCTGTGCTTCAGGACCCTGCCCTCCAGAGGTCATCCAAGGCCTGGTACCTGCTGCGCGTCCAGGCCCTGCAGCTTGTGGCAGTCTACCTTAGCCTCTCATCAGACAGCCTCTCGGCCTCCCTGTGGGGGCAGCTCTGTGCCCAAG GCTGGCAGACGCCTGAGATAGCGCTCATCGACGCCCATAAGCTCCTCCGAAGCATCATCCTCCTGCTCATGGGCAGCGATGTGCTCTCGGTTCAGAAAACAGCTGTGGAGACACCATTTCTGGACTATG GTGAAAATCTGGTACAAAAATGGCAGGTTCTTACTGAGGTGCTAAGCTGCTCGGAGAAGCTGGTCTCCCGCCTGGTCCACCTGGGTAGTGTGAGCGAAGCCAAAGCCTTTTGCTTGGAGGCCCTGAAACTGACAACAAAGCTGCAGATACCTCGCTG GTGTGCCCTGTTCCTGGTGCTGAAGGGGGAGCTGGAGCTGGCGCGCAGTGACATCGACCTCTGTCAGTCCGACCTGCAGCGGGTTCTGTTCTTGCTCGAGTCTTGCACAG AGTTTGTCGGACTAGCCCAACACCCAGACTCTGTGAAGAAGGTCCACTTGCAGAAGGGGAAGCAGCAGGCCTGGGTGCCCCATCCTCCAGAGCTTCCAGAGGAAGAGCTTGTTCTAAGAGGCCCTGCCCTGGAGCTGGTGGCCACCGTGGCCAAGGAGCCTGGCCCTGTAGCACCTTCTACTAACTCCTCCCCGATCCTGAAAACaaagccccagcccagccctggcttCCTGACCCATTTGCCCACTTGTGACTGCTCTCTCTGTGCCAGCCCTGTCCTCTCAGCAGTCTGTCTGCGCTGGGCGTTGATCACAGCGGGGGCGAGGCTGGCCATGGGCCATCAGGCCCAGGGCCTGGATCTGCTGCAGGTTGTGCTGAAGCGTTGCGCCGTGGCCAGTGAGCGCCTCACCCAAGCTCTACAAGCTTCCCTGAATCACAAAGCACCCCCCTCTCCTGTCCTGGGCCTCTTCGATGAGATCTCGGCTCAGGCATATGCACAGCTGGCACTGGAGGGACTGAGCCAGCTGTCAAACAAGAACCTGGAGAAGGTCCTGGAGTCGGGGCTAAAGTTTGTGGCGGCTCGGATACCCCACCTGGAGCCCTGGCGAGCCAACCTCCTCTTGGTTCGGGCCCTTGCAAAGCTGGCTGGCCTCAGCTGCTGCACTCCCCAACTTTTTGCGAGCTCCTGGGGCTGGCAGCCACCATCAGTAAAGACCCCTGCAGGCTCAGAACCCTCTAAGCCTTGGAGCCAGAAACACTGCGGACGAAGACGCCAGCAAGAGGTCTCTGCTACCCTGCCACTCTCAAATACCTCTATGAAAGGTCTGGAAGGTGGAGGACCACCCTGTACACCTAAGCCCCCAGGCCGGGTCAGGCAGGCTGGCCCTCGTGTCCCCTTCACCGTGTTTGAGGAAGTCTTCCTTACAAAGAGCAAGCCTGAGGTTCCCAAGGCCCCCAGGGTACAACAGAGGGTCCAGACACGCCTCAAG GTGAACTTCAGTGATGACAGTGACCTGGAAGACCCTGTCTCAGTTGAGGCACGGCTTGCAGAGGGGCCCAAGGGACGAGGCACTGCTTCCCGGGgctggggccggggccggggccggggccgggccaGGAAGGGCCCGAGCGTGAAGACAAACGCGGTGGCCGCCCCAGGCAGTGCCCCTGGGCACCCTGGCCTCAGTGGCAGAAGCCGGAGGGTCAAGAAGCTGGCATCAGGACATTGTGAGGAGCTGGGCCCCGAGATGATGAGGACcatccttgaggaggaactgacTGACAAGCAGTTGGAAATGAGCTTTGAGATCCTCAGGGGCTCTGATGGGGAAGACTCAGCCTCAG GTGGGAAGAACCCAGCTCCAGGGCTCGATTCAGCCATAGGAGAATGTGAGGTGTTGAGACGGGATGCCAGCAAAGAGGAGCTGCCCGTCCGGGGCCCAGACAAGGAGAGAGACAAGGATCTTGGTCCTCGGCTCAGACTCCCCTCGGCTCCCGTAGCCGTCA GTCTGTCTATCCTGGATTCCATCTGTGACTCACTAAGCATTGCTTTCCGTGGGGTCAGTCACTGCCCTCCTAGTGGGCTCTACGCTCACCTCTGCCGCCTCCTGGCCTTGTGCCTGGGCCACCGGGATCCCTATGCCACTGCCTGCCTTGTCACCGAGTCTGTCTCCATCACCTGTCGCCACCAGCTGCTCATCCACCTCCACAGGCAGCTCAG CAAGGCCCAGAAGCGCCGAGGATCGCTTGAAATTGCAGACCAGTTTCAGGGGCTGAACCTCCAGGAGAGGCCTGGAGACATACCCCTGGCCCGCATCCAGCGCCTCTTTTCCTTCAGAGCGTCGGGATCTGGCCACTTCCCCCAGCCCGAGGAGGAGAGTTTCCAGGAGCGCCTGGCTCTGATCCCCAGTG GGGTGACCGTGTGTGTGTTGGCCCTGGCCACCCTGCAGCCTGGAACCATGGGTAACACCCTCCTGCTGACCCGGCTGGAAAAAGACAATCCCCCAGTCACCGTGCAGATCCCCACTGCCCAGAACAAG CTTTCTGTGAGTTCGGCCCTGAAAGAGTTTGACGCCATCCAGAAGGAACAGAAGGAGAACAGCAGCTGTACTGACAAGCGAGAATGGTGGACGGGGCGGCTGGAACTGGACCGTAGGATGGAG GTTCTCACCACTTCCCTAGAGAAGTATGTGCTGGGCTGCTGGCGGGGGCTGTTGCTGCCATCCAGTGAGGACCCCGGCCCTGCCCAGGAGGCCTCCCGTCTACAAGAATTGCTGCAGGAATGTGGCTGGAAATATCCTGACCGCACTCTGCTGAAA ATCATGCTCAGCGGTGCCAGTACCCTCACCCCACAGGACGTTCAGGCCCTGGCTTATGGGCTGTGCCCAGCCCGGCCAGAAAGAGCCCAAGAGCTCCTGAGTGAGGCAGTAGAGCGTCTACAGGGTCAGACAGTACCAAGCAGTAGGCATCTTGTCTTGGTGCTGGACAAG GACCTACAGAAGCTCCCGTGGGAGAGCATGCCCAGCCTCCGGGCCCTGCCTGTCACTCGGTTGCCCTCCTTCCGATTCCTACTCAGCTACTCCATCATCAAAGAG TCCGGGGCCTCGTCGGTGCTGAGCCAAGGGGTGGATCCTCGCAGTGCCTTCTACGTCCTGAATCCCCACAATAACCTGTCAAGCACAGAGGAGCAATTCCGAGCCCATTTTAGCAG TGAAGCTGGCTGGAAAGGGGTGGTCGGGGAGGTGCCGAGCCCGGAACAGGTGCAGGTGGCCCTGACGGAGCATGACTTGTACAT CTATGCAGGGCATGGGGCCGGTGCCCGCTTCCTGGACGGGCAGGCTGTCCTGCGGCTGAGCTGCCGGGCGGTGGCCCTGCTGTTTGGCTGCAGCAGTGCAGCCCTGGCTGTGCATGGAAACCTGGAGGGTGCTGGCATCGTGCTCAAGTATATCATGGCTGGCTG CCCTCTGTTTCTAGGTAACCTCTGGGATGTGACTGACCGTGACATTGACCGCTACACAGAGGCTTTGCTGCAGGGCTGGCTTGGAGCAGGCCCAGGAGCCCCACTTCTGTACTACGTCAGCCAGGCCCGCCAGGCTCCCCGACTCAAGTATCTTATTGGGGCTGCACCTGTAGCCTATGGCTTGCCTGTCTCCCTGCAGTGA